From the Comamonas antarctica genome, the window AAGTTCCCGCGCAACGACAGCACGCGCGTGCGCGGCCTGGTCGCCCGCCGCGGCGTGCATGCCATTGCCGAGATCACGGTGCCCGAGGGCCAGGTCCGTTACCTGCTGGAAGGCGAGCGCCAGCTGTCGCAGCTGTCGTTCTCGCGCGAGTTCATGGTCTACACCGCCGAGACCGCGGTGCAGCCCATGGAGTTGTACCGCTGCCGCACCGACGGCTCCCAGGAGCAATGCCTCAGCGACCTGAACCCCTGGTGGCGCGAGCGCCGCCAGGCCCGCGTCGAGCGGCGCCAGTTCGAGGTGCCCGATGGCAACGGCGGCACCGAGACCATTGACGGCTGGCTGATCCGCCCCGAGGGTGCCCAGGGCGCGACCCCGCTGCTGGTCGATGTGCATGGCGGCCCGGCGAGCTTCACGCTGTTCTCCTTCGCGCCCTCGGCCTACTGGGCCATGCTGTGGTCCCAAGGCTGGTCGATCCTGGCACTCAACGCCGTCGGCTCATCGAGCTACGGCCGCGCGTTCAGCGCACGGCTGCGCGGGCGCTGGGGCGAGATCGACCTGCCCCAGCATCTGGCCGCGGTGCAGGCACTGCAGCAGCAGGGACTGGCCAGCGAGCAGGTGGCGATTGCCGGCAAGTCCTACGGCGGTTTCATGTCCGCCTGGGCCGTCGGGCACACCGATGTGTTCAAGGCGGCCGTGCCGATGGCGGCGCTGACGCAGCTCGATGCGCATTGGGGCACCTCGGACAGCGGCTATTACACCGACTGCTATGCGATGCAGGGCGAAGACGCCGAGGCGCGCGAACGCATGCGCGCGCATTCGCCCATCGAGTTCCTGCGCGGCGCGACCACGCCGACGCTGCTGCTGCATGGCGCCGACGACGAGCGCTGCCCGCGCGGCCAGGCCGAAGCCGCGTTCACCGCGCTGCGCCGCGGCGGCAACCAAGACAGCGAACTGGTGCTGTACCCGACCGAAGGCCACAAGTTCACCAGCAACGGCAAACCCAGCTTCCGCGTCGATGTGATGCGGCGGCTCGTGGACTGGGTCACGCGATACGCCGGATAGCAGCGCCTGCGTGCGGCCTTGCCATTGCGGCTGGCTGCACGCATAGCATGCCGCCCAGCCCCGCCGCACCAAGTCACGCGGGTTTTTTGTAATTTATTTGTACAAATATCCAGTCCTGTAGGTCAAACACCTACAATGGACCCAGGTTACAACCTCCATCGACCGCCCGACGCCCTCGCGTCCCGCGCCGGTCCAGGCTGAACATGCCGCTGCAGGGCACTGCGGCGGTTTCGCCACGGATTTCAAGCGGTCCAGGCGGCAAGTCCCCGGGCAATCCGGGCTCGTGCGCACACCTAGCCCCGATCGGTTGCCTTTGAACTCCAATCTCCACTGCATTCTCTACCACAGCAAATTAGGTCCCGACGCCCCGCTCAGTTGCATCTCCGACATCATCAAGGTTGCGCGCAGCTTCAATGCCGCGCACGGTCTCACCGGCGTGCTGGTCTTCGATGGCCAGCATTTCCTGCAATACCTCGAAGGCCCCAAGCAGCCGCTGTGGGACCTGCTGGTGCGCATTGCGCAAGACCCGCGGCATGTGAATTTCACGCTGCAGCACCAGGGCCCGAGCGGCAGCGAACGCGTGTTCCGCAACTGGTCGATGGGCTATGCGCTGGTCGACGATGCCGATCCGCTGGCCGATCTGGGCGAGCTGCTGGGCGAGGAGGCGCTGGCAAAGCTGCATGCGATGGTGCCCACACTGGATATTGCCTGAGGCTCCGGCTAGGCGCCCCCGGCTAGGCGCCCCCGGCTAGGCGCCCCCGGCTAGGCGCCCCCGGCTAGGCGCCCCCGGCTAGGCGCCCCCGGCTAGGCGCCCCCGGCTGGGCGCCCCCGGCCAGGCGCCTCCCTTCAGCGCCGGCCTCCATTCCACGGCAGCGCCGTGACCGTGCCGTCGCCCGTGGCGTAGCAGCACAGCGTCTGCGCCGGCAGCTGCAGCGTGGTGCCCGTGAACGCGCCAAATGCCGGCAGGATCAGCATGCCCGGTGCCTCGCAAAAGCAGGGCAGGCGTGCGTGGTCGTAGGCGCGGCCGCGCAGCTGCACCGCGGGGTGCAGATGGCCGGCCAGCACCTGGGCGCCGGCCACCTGCTGCGGGTGGTGGCAGGCGGCAAACGGGCCGATGCGAAACGGCTCGTCGACGATGTCGAAGCGCAGCGCGGGCGGCGGGTCGCCCGCATGGCTGTCGTGGTTGCCGCGCACCAGCACGCAGCGCAGCGCGGCATGGCGTTCGCGCCACGCGCACACCGGCTCGATCACCTGCGCCTGCTGCGCGGTGGCCGCATGCAGGAAGTCGCCCAGCACCACCAGGCTGCGCGCCCCCAGGCCGTCGATCAGCTGGCTCAGGCGCTCGAGATTGTCGCGCGTGGTGCCCGAGGGCACGGGCTGGCCCAGCGCGCGAAAGCTCGCCGCCTTGCCCAGGTGCACGTCGGCGACAAACAGCGCGCGCTCGCGCGGCCACCACAGCGCACGCTCGGGCAGCAGCGCCACGGCTTCGCCGGCCAGTGCCAGCTCCAGCGCACCGGGTGGCGGCTCGAAGATTCTCATCGGGAAGTTCCTGGAGTACGGCGGCTGCGCGCGGCACGGCGCCCCGACCGGGCGTTGGTTTCGCCGCGGGTTTCCAGCGCCAGCGCGGCATCGATGGCCCATTCGGGCGATTCGCGCTCGGCAAACACCTGCTGCGCGGGCGCATGCGCGGTGCCGACGGCCTCGCCGCCGGCGCTGCGCTCGAGCTCGGCGACCATGCGCGCAATGCGCGCGGCCAGCGGCTCGTTGCTGAGCTTCTCGCGAAAGCGCTCGACCATCAGCGGAAAGGCCAGCGGCGAGGGCTTGCGCAGCGCATGCAGCTGCAATGTCTGGCCCTGGATGCGCTCGAGCGCGGCGGCAAGCTGGCGCACATCGAGCTCCTGGGTCAGCAGTTCCTGCTCGGCCTGGGCCAGCAGGCCGTTGCGCGGGTCGTAGCGCTGGAAGACTTCGTAGAACAGCGAGGCCGAGGCCTGCAGCTGGCGGTTGCTGCGGCGCTCGCCCGGGTGGCTCTGGAAGATCAGCCCGGCAATGCGCGCGATCTCGCGAAAGCGCCGGCGCGCCAGTTCGGTGGCATTGAGGCTGCCCAGCACCTCGGCCAGCAGCTGCTCGGGCGGCGGCAGCGCCAGCAGCGCCGGCAGGCGCTCGGCCCAGTCGATGGGCTTGGCGCTGAGCAGCTCGAAGCCATAGTCGTTGAGGGCGATCGAGAAGGTGCCGGTCTCGGGCTGCGCGGCACGCCAGGCCAGCAGGCTGGCCAGCCCCAGATGCACCTGGCGGCCCGCGAACGGATAGACAAACAGATGCCAGCCCTCGCGCGACTTGAGCGTCTCGGCCACCAGCCGCTGCGGCGTGGGCACGCCCGACCACTGCTTCTGGATCGTGATCAGCGGCTGCACGCAGCGCATCTCCGGGCTGTCGAACCGCCCTTCATCGGCCGCCTGCAGCTCCAGCAGCACGGCATCGGCCAGCGTGTTCGACAGCGGCATGCGCCCGCCATTCCAGCGCGGCAGCGCGGCGCGCCCGGCCGTGGCCTTGCGCACGAAGGCCGTCATCTGCTCGACGCGCACCAGCTCCAGCAGCCGGCCGCTGAACATGAAGGCATCGCCGGGCTTGAGGCGCGCGACAAAGCTTTCCTCGACCGAGCCGAGCTTGGCGCCGCCGAGGAACTGCACGCTGATCGAGGCGTCGCTGACGATGGTGCCGATGTTCACGCGGTGGCGGCGCGCGAGCCGCGCGTCGGGCACGCGCCATACGCCCTCCGCGTCGGGCACGACGCGGTGGTAGTCGGGATAGGCCGCCAGCGACGGCCCGCCCTGGCGCACGAAGTCCAGGCACCACTGCCAGTTCTCGTCGCTCAGGCTCTCATAGGCCACGGTGCCGCGCACCTCGGCCAGCAGCGCCTCGGGCCGAAAGCCCCCGCCCAGCGCCACCGTGACCAGGTGCTGCACCAATGCATCGAGCGGCGCGCGCGGGCTGTGGCGGGCCTCGATCTGGCCCGCCTGCACGGCCGCGCGCGCGGCCGCGGCCTCGACCAGTTCGAGGCTGTGCGTGGGCACCAGCGTGATGCGCGATGGCCGGCCCGGCGCATGGCCGGCGCGGCCCGCGCGCTGCACCAGCCGCGCCACGCCCTTGGCCGAGCCGATCTGCAGCACGCGGTCCACGGGCAGGAAATCGACACCCAGGTCCAGGCTCGAAGTGCAGACCGCGGCCTTGATGCGCCCTTCCTTGAGCCCCACTTCGACCCATTCGCGCACGCCGCGGTCCAGCGAGCCATGGTGCAGCGCCAGCACGCCGGCCCAGTCGGGCCGGGCTTCGAGCAGCGCGCGGTACCAGCGTTCGGCCTGCGAGCGCATGTTGGTGAACACCAGGCAGCTGGCGCTTTCCTCGATGGCCTGGACCACCTGCGGCAGCATGCGCAAGCCCATGTGGCCGGCCCAGGCGAAGCGCTCGGCGGCCGCGGGCAGCAGCGTATCGATGAGCAGCGTCTTGTCGGTCTCGCCCTGCACCATCACCGGCGCCCGGTCGGCCGGCGCGCTCGCGCTGCCCAGCAGCGTGCGCAGCGCTTCGTTCAGATTGCCCAGCGTCGCCGACAGGCCCCAGGTCATCAGCGCCGGCTGGAACGTGCGCAGCCGCGCCAGCGCCAGCTGCGCCTGCACGCCGCGCTTGTTGCCCATCAGCTCGTGCCATTCATCGACCACGGCCACGCGCACGTGCTGCAGCAGCTCCTGCGCATCGGCGCGCGCCAGCAGCAGCGTGAGGCTTTCAGGGGTCGTGACCAGCACCGTGGGCAGGCGCCGGTCCTGCGCGGCGCGCTGCGCGGAACTGGTGTCGCCGCTGCGCAGCCCCGCGCTCCAGTCGGGTGCCAGCGCCTGCAGCGGCGCTTCGAGCGAGCGCAGCGTGTCGGCGGCCAAGGCGCGCATCGGCGTGATCCACAGCACGGCCAGCGGCGGCGGCTTGCCCTTGGCGCCTGGCGCCACTTGATGGCGCAGCGCGCCCAGCGCGCCGAGCCAGACGGCGAGCGTCTTGCCGCTGCCGGTGCTCGAGTGCAGCATGCCGCTGCGCCCGCGCGCCATCTCGGCCCAGACCTGGCGCTGGAACGCGAAGGACTTCCAGCCGCGCTCGGTGATCCAGGCTTCGAGCGCCGGATCGGAGGCCGGCTTTCCGGCAGCCGGGGCTGCGGCAGCCGGTGCCGCAGCGGCCGCGCGCTTGCGGGCCGCCATCAGCTGCCGCCGGCCAGCAGCGCCTGCAAGGTGGCCAGCGTGTCGGCTTCTTCGATGGGTTTGTCTTCGCGCCGGCGCAGCATGCGCGGAAAGCGCACCGCAATGCCGCTCTTGTGCCGGCTGCTCTTGGCAATGCCTTCGAAGCCCAGCTCGAACACCATTGTCGGCGTGACGCTGCGCACCGGGCCGAAGGTTTCCTGCGTGGTCTTGCGGATCACGGCATCGACGGCGCGGATCTCGGCGTCGGTCAGGCCCGAATAGGCCTTGGCAAACGGCACCAGCTGGCGCGCGGGATCGTCCTGCGGGCCATTCCACACGGCAAAGGTGTAGTCGCTGTAGAGGCTTGCGCGCCGGCCGCTGCCGCGCTGCGCGTAGATCAGCACCGCATCGACGGACAGCGGGTCGATCTTCCACTTCCACCAGACGCCCACGTCCTTGGTGCGGCCGACGCCATACTGCGCATCGAGGCGCTTGAGCATCATGCCCTCGACGCCCAGCGCGCGCGCCTGCTCGCGCTCGCGGGCGAGGTCCTGCCAGTCGGCGCCCTGCAGCAGCGGGCTCAGCTCCAGTTGCGGGTGC encodes:
- a CDS encoding ligase-associated DNA damage response DEXH box helicase, which gives rise to MAARKRAAAAAPAAAAPAAGKPASDPALEAWITERGWKSFAFQRQVWAEMARGRSGMLHSSTGSGKTLAVWLGALGALRHQVAPGAKGKPPPLAVLWITPMRALAADTLRSLEAPLQALAPDWSAGLRSGDTSSAQRAAQDRRLPTVLVTTPESLTLLLARADAQELLQHVRVAVVDEWHELMGNKRGVQAQLALARLRTFQPALMTWGLSATLGNLNEALRTLLGSASAPADRAPVMVQGETDKTLLIDTLLPAAAERFAWAGHMGLRMLPQVVQAIEESASCLVFTNMRSQAERWYRALLEARPDWAGVLALHHGSLDRGVREWVEVGLKEGRIKAAVCTSSLDLGVDFLPVDRVLQIGSAKGVARLVQRAGRAGHAPGRPSRITLVPTHSLELVEAAAARAAVQAGQIEARHSPRAPLDALVQHLVTVALGGGFRPEALLAEVRGTVAYESLSDENWQWCLDFVRQGGPSLAAYPDYHRVVPDAEGVWRVPDARLARRHRVNIGTIVSDASISVQFLGGAKLGSVEESFVARLKPGDAFMFSGRLLELVRVEQMTAFVRKATAGRAALPRWNGGRMPLSNTLADAVLLELQAADEGRFDSPEMRCVQPLITIQKQWSGVPTPQRLVAETLKSREGWHLFVYPFAGRQVHLGLASLLAWRAAQPETGTFSIALNDYGFELLSAKPIDWAERLPALLALPPPEQLLAEVLGSLNATELARRRFREIARIAGLIFQSHPGERRSNRQLQASASLFYEVFQRYDPRNGLLAQAEQELLTQELDVRQLAAALERIQGQTLQLHALRKPSPLAFPLMVERFREKLSNEPLAARIARMVAELERSAGGEAVGTAHAPAQQVFAERESPEWAIDAALALETRGETNARSGRRAARSRRTPGTSR
- a CDS encoding BLUF domain-containing protein, with product MNSNLHCILYHSKLGPDAPLSCISDIIKVARSFNAAHGLTGVLVFDGQHFLQYLEGPKQPLWDLLVRIAQDPRHVNFTLQHQGPSGSERVFRNWSMGYALVDDADPLADLGELLGEEALAKLHAMVPTLDIA
- a CDS encoding S9 family peptidase, which encodes MPQAFEASDLLQHRHITDISCSWDQSFVACCLGAVNQAADSATSTLWIYPTNGEAPWPLTSGSSYDNHPRWSPDGRQLGFISDRANPPQLFVIARDGGEARQLGTLPGSATGFEWSPDGRSLLVVVSLRVDPALRGARPAPDAGEPPKDGPQVVWKLPFKSDGVGYKLDHEHHLFVIDAESGQATQLTDGPFHVLTAHHSPDGQRIVYTRSREGDASHRSDIWIMNADGSHPQQVTTEQAQVLFPAWSPDGRWLVFSGTLEEGDAQVRLWRVELASGKVEPLGDDSLEIGSEAPCVKFPRNDSTRVRGLVARRGVHAIAEITVPEGQVRYLLEGERQLSQLSFSREFMVYTAETAVQPMELYRCRTDGSQEQCLSDLNPWWRERRQARVERRQFEVPDGNGGTETIDGWLIRPEGAQGATPLLVDVHGGPASFTLFSFAPSAYWAMLWSQGWSILALNAVGSSSYGRAFSARLRGRWGEIDLPQHLAAVQALQQQGLASEQVAIAGKSYGGFMSAWAVGHTDVFKAAVPMAALTQLDAHWGTSDSGYYTDCYAMQGEDAEARERMRAHSPIEFLRGATTPTLLLHGADDERCPRGQAEAAFTALRRGGNQDSELVLYPTEGHKFTSNGKPSFRVDVMRRLVDWVTRYAG
- the pdeM gene encoding ligase-associated DNA damage response endonuclease PdeM; translation: MRIFEPPPGALELALAGEAVALLPERALWWPRERALFVADVHLGKAASFRALGQPVPSGTTRDNLERLSQLIDGLGARSLVVLGDFLHAATAQQAQVIEPVCAWRERHAALRCVLVRGNHDSHAGDPPPALRFDIVDEPFRIGPFAACHHPQQVAGAQVLAGHLHPAVQLRGRAYDHARLPCFCEAPGMLILPAFGAFTGTTLQLPAQTLCCYATGDGTVTALPWNGGRR